From Zhongshania aliphaticivorans, one genomic window encodes:
- a CDS encoding PepSY-associated TM helix domain-containing protein produces MNKTLFKIHRLLAFLVCVPLLLISLSGSVLVFKHEIDALLMPERVRVDFHGQQRLPFDVLLAAFNQRYSEYEVTGWQLFADPGRADLVYVMAHGGSDWSSIFVDQYRANMLSAPTPPKYYFSDLVREFHYTFLVGDAGLLLCAIVAVLLCLQVIVGLILHRKFWKVLFTFRYRARPIIYLGDGHKLLGAIAAPVLLVLGVTGAYWNISQLSYSLVKPVVTPYIVGERLYHSAISIDALLGESRQRLPGFTPSFISLPSKPGYGISIFGEVAGQNPLFSEFANSLRYDAQNGVFVGMRDMAEAATAEQIKNSFRRLHFGDFAGNWSRVIWVVLGFSPILLIAMGVAMWRLRRPQRLRQAGKSTKRRCNK; encoded by the coding sequence ATGAATAAAACCCTCTTTAAAATTCACCGGCTACTCGCCTTCTTGGTGTGTGTGCCGCTATTGCTGATTAGTTTAAGCGGCAGTGTGCTGGTGTTTAAGCATGAAATAGATGCGCTGCTCATGCCCGAGCGCGTTCGCGTAGATTTTCACGGCCAACAACGGCTGCCCTTTGATGTGTTGTTGGCTGCGTTTAATCAGCGCTATTCTGAGTATGAAGTTACTGGCTGGCAGTTATTCGCCGATCCTGGTCGAGCCGATTTAGTCTATGTAATGGCCCATGGCGGCAGCGACTGGTCGTCTATATTTGTCGATCAATACCGCGCGAACATGTTGTCGGCGCCTACGCCGCCAAAATACTACTTTAGCGACCTTGTACGTGAGTTTCACTACACCTTTTTGGTGGGGGATGCGGGCTTGCTGCTCTGCGCAATCGTCGCTGTGTTGCTTTGCTTGCAAGTCATAGTGGGTTTGATTTTACACCGCAAATTCTGGAAAGTTTTATTTACTTTTCGTTATCGCGCCCGGCCAATAATTTACCTTGGTGACGGCCACAAATTGCTCGGCGCCATTGCTGCGCCGGTATTGCTGGTGCTGGGGGTTACCGGGGCATATTGGAATATCAGTCAGCTAAGTTATAGTCTCGTTAAGCCTGTTGTCACCCCGTATATTGTTGGTGAGCGTCTGTATCATTCGGCAATTTCTATCGATGCACTGCTAGGCGAGAGCCGCCAGCGCCTGCCGGGTTTTACGCCTAGTTTTATCTCGTTGCCTAGCAAGCCCGGCTACGGCATTAGTATCTTCGGTGAGGTTGCTGGGCAAAATCCCTTGTTCAGCGAGTTTGCAAATTCCCTTCGTTACGACGCCCAAAACGGTGTATTCGTAGGTATGCGCGATATGGCGGAGGCCGCGACTGCTGAGCAAATAAAAAATAGCTTTCGCCGCCTGCACTTTGGTGATTTTGCCGGTAATTGGAGTCGCGTGATTTGGGTGGTGCTAGGCTTTAGTCCAATATTGTTAATCGCTATGGGCGTGGCGATGTGGCGTCTACGTCGCCCGCAGCGGCTGCGGCAGGCAGGAAAAAGTACAAAACGCCGGTGTAATAAGTAA
- a CDS encoding TIGR00645 family protein, whose product MLEKVFERILYSARWLLAPIYLGLSFALLALAIKFFQEIVHVLPHIFETSEMDLVLLVLSLIDISLVGGLLVMVMFSGYENFVSQIDLDDNDDKLSWLGKLDTGSLKNKVAASIVAISSIHLLKIFMNADKIDNDKLLWYVAIHLTFVLSAFAMGMLDKLTRHDK is encoded by the coding sequence ATGTTAGAAAAGGTTTTTGAACGCATACTCTACTCTGCCCGCTGGTTATTGGCCCCAATTTACCTCGGTCTGAGCTTTGCGCTGCTGGCGCTAGCCATCAAATTCTTTCAAGAAATCGTTCACGTCTTACCCCATATTTTTGAAACCTCAGAAATGGATTTGGTACTACTAGTCCTCTCGCTAATCGACATCTCCCTTGTCGGCGGACTACTGGTCATGGTGATGTTCTCTGGCTACGAGAATTTCGTCTCGCAAATCGACCTCGACGACAACGACGACAAACTAAGCTGGCTAGGTAAACTCGACACCGGCAGCCTAAAGAATAAAGTTGCCGCCTCCATCGTCGCGATTTCGTCTATTCACTTACTTAAAATTTTTATGAATGCCGACAAAATCGACAACGACAAACTGCTTTGGTACGTGGCCATTCACCTGACGTTTGTGCTCTCGGCTTTTGCGATGGGAATGCTGGATAAATTAACGCGGCATGACAAATAA
- the dbpA gene encoding ATP-dependent RNA helicase DbpA yields MVSQLDFSTLPLNPSLLQNLSSLGYTEMTPIQAKALPHTLHGKDVIAQGKTGSGKTAVFGLTQLQKLDVKKFYVQSLVLCPTRELADQVAKELRKLARTIHNIKVLTLCGGMPFGPQVGSLEHGAHIVVGTPGRIEEHVRKGTLKLDNVNTLVLDEADRMLEMGFQDALDTIIGYIPKERQTLLFSATYPDEIQDVATRIMQRPLLVKVESTHDNESIAQHFYKVADNTQRIVAVKLLLLRYRPDSTVIFCNTRHETQQVCDDLREAGFSVQALHGELDQKMRDQTLVRFANKSVSVLVATDVAARGLDIDALDAVINYHIARDAEVHIHRIGRTGRAGGKGIACSLYTERESAKIARIEEMRGNKVVPEALPEVNYLDKPTFKPPMACLQIDGGKKQKIRPGDIVGALTGADGIAGTDVGKIHVFDNTAYVAVRNDVAADALRKLSEGQLKGRNFRVRRIRG; encoded by the coding sequence ATCGTGAGTCAGCTAGATTTTTCTACCCTTCCGCTCAACCCCTCGTTATTGCAAAACCTGAGCTCGCTCGGTTATACCGAGATGACCCCCATTCAGGCCAAGGCGTTGCCGCATACACTACACGGCAAAGATGTTATTGCGCAGGGCAAAACCGGTTCGGGAAAAACCGCTGTTTTCGGTCTTACTCAGTTACAAAAATTAGATGTAAAAAAGTTTTATGTGCAGTCTTTGGTTCTGTGCCCGACTCGTGAATTAGCCGATCAGGTCGCTAAAGAACTGCGTAAGTTAGCGCGTACTATCCATAATATTAAGGTTCTAACGCTGTGTGGCGGCATGCCTTTTGGTCCGCAGGTTGGCTCCCTAGAGCATGGCGCTCATATTGTGGTTGGGACCCCCGGTCGTATAGAAGAGCATGTGCGCAAAGGCACGCTCAAATTAGATAATGTAAATACCTTGGTGTTGGACGAAGCCGACCGTATGTTGGAGATGGGTTTTCAAGACGCCCTCGACACCATCATTGGCTATATCCCCAAAGAGCGGCAGACGCTGCTGTTTAGCGCGACATACCCCGACGAAATTCAGGATGTTGCCACCCGCATTATGCAGCGGCCGCTACTGGTTAAAGTGGAATCTACCCACGACAACGAAAGTATTGCCCAGCATTTCTATAAAGTGGCCGACAACACCCAGCGTATTGTTGCGGTAAAATTATTGCTGCTGCGCTACCGCCCAGATTCCACCGTTATATTTTGTAATACCCGCCACGAAACCCAGCAGGTGTGTGACGATCTTCGCGAAGCCGGTTTTAGCGTGCAGGCACTGCACGGCGAGCTAGATCAAAAAATGCGAGATCAGACCTTGGTGCGCTTTGCGAATAAAAGCGTGTCGGTGTTGGTTGCCACTGATGTTGCGGCGCGAGGCTTAGATATCGACGCCCTCGACGCGGTGATTAACTACCACATTGCCCGCGACGCTGAAGTGCATATTCACCGCATCGGTCGCACCGGTCGTGCTGGCGGCAAAGGTATTGCCTGTAGCCTGTATACTGAGCGTGAAAGTGCCAAAATTGCCCGTATAGAAGAAATGCGCGGCAATAAAGTGGTGCCCGAGGCGCTGCCTGAGGTTAACTATTTAGATAAGCCTACCTTTAAGCCGCCCATGGCTTGCCTGCAGATTGACGGCGGCAAGAAGCAGAAAATTCGTCCCGGTGATATTGTTGGTGCACTAACCGGTGCCGACGGCATTGCCGGCACCGATGTCGGCAAAATCCACGTTTTTGACAATACTGCCTATGTTGCTGTGCGTAACGACGTGGCGGCTGACGCCCTGCGTAAACTAAGCGAAGGTCAGCTCAAGGGGCGTAACTTTAGAGTGCGTCGTATTCGCGGCTAG
- the cynS gene encoding cyanase: MNREELTEIIVLAKQAKSLTWQAIADDLGVGKVWLTSACLGMNSMPEAPADKLCALLELPPEAKATLMSYPTKTWGWDVPQDPLIYRLYEIVGVYGDTLKEVIQEQFGDGIMSAIDFSMDVDKEENPKGDRVVITMNGKFLPYKSW, from the coding sequence ATGAACCGAGAGGAATTAACCGAAATTATTGTGCTTGCGAAGCAAGCAAAAAGCCTAACATGGCAAGCGATTGCTGATGATCTTGGTGTTGGCAAGGTATGGCTAACATCCGCTTGCTTAGGTATGAACAGCATGCCAGAAGCTCCAGCAGATAAGTTGTGCGCATTACTCGAATTACCGCCCGAGGCCAAGGCGACCTTAATGAGCTATCCGACTAAAACTTGGGGCTGGGATGTGCCGCAAGATCCGCTTATTTATCGCCTTTATGAAATCGTTGGCGTTTATGGCGATACTTTGAAAGAGGTTATTCAAGAGCAGTTCGGTGACGGAATTATGAGCGCCATTGATTTTTCGATGGATGTTGATAAAGAAGAGAACCCCAAAGGCGACAGGGTTGTAATCACAATGAATGGAAAATTTTTGCCCTACAAAAGTTGGTAA
- a CDS encoding DUF2986 domain-containing protein: MNRKKKMNKVLNQKIKKANAKNQPNNKPRYISKAERAAAAERESE; encoded by the coding sequence ATGAACCGCAAAAAGAAAATGAATAAAGTGTTAAATCAAAAAATTAAGAAGGCGAATGCTAAGAACCAGCCTAATAATAAGCCACGATATATTTCAAAAGCCGAGCGGGCCGCCGCCGCTGAGCGTGAAAGCGAATAA
- a CDS encoding amidohydrolase: MKIAALQSPLYWQDREANLAYFSDLIDSLGEVDLLVLPEMFTTGFSMAPEQIAEPADGPSLRWLRDMSQQHNMAITGSVAVEENGNYYNRLYWVSPESENHYDKHHLFRMAGEHKHYAAGSERKIVEYQGFRLCLQVCYDLRFPVYCRNRNDYDVLIFVANWPEPRRHAWSSLLTARAIENQSYVIGVNRVGEDGNGISYSGDSVILDYLGQPLAQTTANTPAILTAEISLTDLQGFREKFPAHLDADEFELR; encoded by the coding sequence ATGAAAATAGCCGCGCTACAATCGCCCCTGTACTGGCAAGACCGCGAAGCCAACCTCGCCTACTTCAGCGACCTTATTGACAGTCTTGGGGAAGTTGACCTACTTGTCTTACCTGAAATGTTCACCACCGGCTTCTCTATGGCGCCAGAGCAGATTGCAGAACCAGCCGACGGCCCAAGCCTGCGGTGGTTGCGGGATATGAGCCAGCAACACAATATGGCCATTACCGGCTCTGTTGCCGTTGAAGAGAATGGCAACTACTACAACCGCCTTTACTGGGTAAGCCCAGAGAGCGAAAACCACTACGACAAACACCACCTATTCCGCATGGCCGGTGAACACAAGCACTACGCCGCCGGTAGCGAGCGCAAAATAGTCGAATACCAAGGCTTTAGACTGTGCCTACAAGTCTGCTACGACTTGCGCTTTCCAGTGTACTGCCGCAACCGCAACGACTACGACGTATTAATCTTTGTTGCCAACTGGCCAGAACCCCGCCGCCACGCGTGGTCGTCCTTACTCACCGCACGCGCTATCGAAAACCAAAGCTATGTCATTGGCGTAAACCGTGTCGGTGAAGACGGCAATGGGATCAGCTACAGCGGCGACAGCGTCATCCTCGACTACCTCGGCCAGCCACTCGCGCAAACCACCGCCAACACCCCCGCCATACTGACAGCGGAAATCTCCCTGACCGACTTGCAAGGATTTAGAGAAAAGTTTCCGGCGCATTTGGATGCAGATGAGTTTGAGTTGCGCTAG
- a CDS encoding cold-shock protein, translating into MSTTTGTVKWFNESKGFGFIEQESGPDVFAHFSAISGSGFKTLVEGQRVQFTVTQGQKGPQAENIVAL; encoded by the coding sequence ATGTCTACTACTACTGGCACAGTAAAATGGTTCAACGAATCTAAAGGCTTTGGCTTCATCGAGCAAGAATCTGGCCCAGACGTTTTCGCTCACTTCAGCGCTATCTCTGGTTCAGGCTTCAAAACTTTGGTTGAAGGCCAGCGCGTTCAGTTCACTGTTACTCAGGGCCAGAAAGGTCCTCAGGCAGAGAACATCGTAGCACTGTAA
- a CDS encoding MerR family transcriptional regulator — protein MNSKICSYSRAQAAKVTNVNAETIRYYETCGLLQPPARSAGGQRIYIEEHLQRLIFIRRSRELGFTLKEIKDLISLSDSSDRSCSQVRGLSAVHLRSIKAKIRDLKKMEKTLADMIKQCDANTTPTCPIIGALTS, from the coding sequence ATGAACAGTAAAATCTGCAGCTATTCCCGCGCACAGGCCGCCAAAGTTACCAACGTAAACGCCGAGACCATTCGCTATTACGAAACTTGCGGATTACTTCAGCCTCCGGCCAGGAGTGCTGGCGGGCAACGTATATACATTGAGGAACACCTGCAGCGTTTGATCTTTATCCGCCGCAGCCGCGAGCTCGGCTTTACACTCAAAGAAATAAAAGACCTAATTTCACTCAGTGACAGCAGCGACAGAAGCTGCAGCCAAGTACGGGGCTTATCAGCCGTTCACTTGCGGAGCATTAAAGCAAAGATTAGAGATTTGAAAAAAATGGAAAAGACCTTAGCTGATATGATTAAACAGTGTGACGCCAATACAACACCTACTTGTCCAATAATTGGGGCGCTTACTTCTTAA
- a CDS encoding GDCCVxC domain-containing (seleno)protein, whose protein sequence is MNKIVQESTIRCPSCGHENCEVMPADFCQWFYECHSCGTLIKPKAGDCCVYCSYGTVKCPPIQAGSSCCGQ, encoded by the coding sequence ATGAATAAGATTGTTCAGGAATCGACAATACGTTGCCCATCTTGTGGGCATGAAAATTGTGAGGTAATGCCCGCAGATTTTTGTCAGTGGTTTTACGAGTGCCACTCCTGCGGTACGTTAATTAAACCTAAAGCGGGCGACTGCTGTGTCTATTGCTCCTACGGCACAGTGAAATGCCCACCGATTCAGGCGGGCAGCTCGTGTTGCGGGCAATAA
- the merC gene encoding organomercurial transporter MerC, whose protein sequence is MSRKLSALDHVGCGGILIAALSCAGCFPALGALAATFGLGFLGQFEGVMVNTVLPLLAVLVLFINGYAWWQHRSHWRGVLSVLGPVAILASLYPLWQYSWSGGLFYGALTLMLVVSVMEFVKPVQARCVLPRGINE, encoded by the coding sequence ATGAGCCGTAAATTAAGCGCATTAGATCACGTCGGCTGTGGCGGTATTTTGATCGCCGCATTGAGTTGTGCTGGCTGTTTCCCTGCACTGGGTGCGCTTGCGGCGACATTTGGGTTGGGCTTTCTTGGCCAATTCGAGGGTGTGATGGTAAACACCGTTTTGCCACTGCTCGCCGTATTGGTGTTGTTTATCAACGGCTACGCTTGGTGGCAACACCGGAGCCACTGGCGTGGGGTTTTATCTGTCCTTGGGCCGGTTGCCATACTGGCGAGCTTGTACCCACTGTGGCAATACTCGTGGAGCGGGGGATTGTTTTATGGTGCACTCACTTTAATGTTGGTGGTGTCGGTGATGGAATTTGTTAAACCAGTACAGGCTCGTTGCGTGCTGCCGAGGGGGATTAATGAATAA
- a CDS encoding DEAD/DEAH box helicase, whose protein sequence is MSFTSLGLSAPILSAVTDKGYDTPSAIQAQAIPAVLEGRDVMAAAQTGTGKTAGFTLPILELLSRGERANANQARALILTPTRELAAQIGENVAMYGKNLPLRSTVVFGGVKINPQMIKLRRGVDILVATPGRLLDLYNQNAVKFNQLEILVLDEADRMLDMGFIHDIRKILAVLPKRRQNLMFSATFSGDIRQLAKGLVNNPVEISVSPEVTTAKSVTQCIYPVDKNQKPALLTHLINSNNWQQVLIFSKTKHGANRLATQLENAGIKAAAIHGNKSQGARTRALAEFKNGDVRALVATDIAARGLDIDQLPQVVNFDLPNVPEDYVHRIGRTGRAGATGHAVSLVCADEFKLLADIERLIKEILPREIPEGFTPVNPLPESRLGAPSNSRPHRPRVEHRDGQRPAANLGARRGRPGGGNRGRSSAPKAS, encoded by the coding sequence ATGAGCTTTACCTCCCTGGGCTTATCCGCCCCGATACTTTCTGCGGTAACCGACAAAGGTTACGACACACCCTCAGCAATCCAAGCCCAAGCCATTCCCGCCGTACTGGAAGGCAGAGATGTTATGGCCGCTGCACAAACCGGCACCGGCAAAACCGCAGGTTTCACCCTGCCAATACTGGAATTACTGTCTCGTGGCGAGCGCGCCAATGCCAACCAAGCCCGCGCCCTAATACTGACACCAACCCGCGAACTTGCCGCCCAAATTGGCGAAAACGTCGCCATGTATGGCAAAAACCTGCCACTGCGCTCCACCGTGGTATTTGGCGGCGTAAAAATTAACCCGCAAATGATCAAGCTGCGCCGTGGCGTCGACATTCTGGTTGCCACCCCAGGCCGCTTATTAGATTTATACAATCAGAATGCTGTGAAATTTAACCAGCTAGAAATTCTGGTACTCGACGAAGCCGACCGCATGCTCGACATGGGCTTTATTCACGATATTCGCAAAATACTCGCGGTATTGCCAAAGCGCCGCCAGAACCTGATGTTTTCTGCGACCTTCTCCGGCGACATTCGCCAGCTCGCCAAGGGCTTGGTCAATAATCCAGTAGAAATATCCGTTAGCCCCGAAGTCACTACGGCAAAATCCGTCACCCAGTGCATATACCCCGTTGATAAGAACCAGAAGCCCGCGCTCTTAACACACCTCATCAACAGTAATAACTGGCAGCAAGTGCTGATTTTCTCCAAGACCAAGCACGGCGCCAACCGGCTAGCGACCCAGCTAGAGAACGCGGGCATTAAAGCCGCCGCCATCCACGGCAATAAAAGCCAAGGGGCGCGTACCCGCGCACTCGCCGAATTTAAAAATGGCGACGTAAGAGCGCTAGTGGCAACCGATATCGCCGCGCGAGGCTTAGACATCGATCAACTACCTCAAGTTGTTAACTTCGACCTGCCCAATGTGCCCGAAGACTATGTTCACCGCATTGGCCGTACCGGCCGTGCCGGTGCGACAGGCCACGCGGTATCATTGGTTTGTGCAGACGAGTTTAAGCTGCTGGCCGACATCGAGCGGCTGATAAAGGAAATTCTGCCCCGCGAGATTCCCGAAGGCTTTACCCCAGTCAATCCATTGCCAGAATCTCGTCTGGGAGCGCCCAGCAATAGTCGCCCCCATCGCCCTCGAGTTGAACACCGCGACGGGCAACGCCCAGCGGCAAACCTAGGTGCCCGTCGTGGTCGCCCAGGTGGCGGCAACCGTGGCCGCAGCTCAGCGCCAAAAGCCTCGTAA
- a CDS encoding peptide chain release factor 3 codes for MSDISFQQEVAKRRTFAIISHPDAGKTTITEKLILLGQLIQVAGTVKGKKNDRAATSDWMSLEKERGISVTSSVMQFPYKGRIVNLLDTPGHEDFSEDTYRTLTAVDSALMIIDGAKGVEDRTIKLMNVCRLRDTPILGFVNKMDRDIRDPIELLDEVESVLGIAAAPINWPIGMGRDFKGVYNMYTDTIHVFQPGKGSVVAEDIRIDGLESDAARTLLDDEYENFLEEIELVRGASHFFDREAYLAGKQTPVFFGTALSNFGVREMLDGFVEWSPEPLDRPTDSREVSAKEDTFSGFVFKIQANMDPKHRDRIAFMRICSGTYTKGMKMRHVRLGKDVKIVDAVSFLAGDRELVEEAVSGDIIGLHNHGTIQIGDTFSSGENFKFTGIPHFAPELFRRIRLKDPMKAKQLQKGLQQLSEEGSTQVFMPQRNSDLIVGAVGNLQFEVVSYRLKDEYKVEAIYEPINVFTARWVDCDDPKKFEEFKRKCAENLAIDGGGHLTYLAPTRVNLALTEERHPEVRFRSTREH; via the coding sequence ATGTCAGATATTAGCTTTCAGCAGGAAGTAGCCAAACGCCGCACCTTTGCCATCATCTCTCACCCAGATGCCGGTAAAACCACCATTACCGAGAAACTGATCCTACTGGGCCAGCTAATTCAGGTGGCCGGTACGGTGAAAGGTAAAAAGAATGACCGCGCGGCGACGTCTGACTGGATGAGCTTGGAGAAAGAACGGGGTATTTCGGTGACTTCCTCGGTCATGCAGTTCCCCTATAAAGGCCGAATCGTTAACTTGCTGGATACCCCGGGGCACGAGGACTTCTCGGAAGACACCTATCGCACCCTGACGGCGGTGGATTCAGCACTGATGATTATTGATGGCGCCAAGGGTGTCGAAGACCGCACTATTAAACTGATGAACGTCTGCCGTTTGCGCGACACGCCCATTTTGGGCTTTGTTAATAAAATGGACCGCGATATTCGCGATCCCATTGAGCTGTTAGACGAAGTCGAGAGCGTACTGGGTATTGCTGCGGCGCCGATCAACTGGCCGATTGGTATGGGGCGCGATTTTAAGGGCGTCTACAATATGTACACCGACACCATTCACGTGTTTCAGCCCGGTAAAGGCTCGGTGGTGGCTGAAGATATTCGCATAGACGGCTTAGAGAGTGACGCTGCGCGAACTTTGCTCGACGATGAGTATGAGAATTTCCTCGAGGAAATTGAGCTGGTGCGTGGCGCCAGCCACTTCTTTGACCGCGAGGCCTATTTGGCGGGCAAGCAGACCCCAGTATTTTTTGGAACGGCGCTGTCTAATTTCGGCGTGCGCGAGATGCTCGACGGATTCGTGGAATGGTCGCCGGAGCCGCTGGATCGACCTACCGATAGCCGTGAGGTTAGCGCCAAAGAAGATACGTTCTCCGGCTTTGTGTTTAAAATTCAAGCCAATATGGACCCAAAGCACCGCGATCGCATTGCCTTTATGCGGATTTGTTCGGGCACCTATACCAAGGGCATGAAAATGCGTCATGTGCGTCTTGGTAAAGACGTTAAGATTGTCGATGCAGTGAGCTTTTTGGCGGGTGATCGAGAGCTTGTGGAAGAGGCGGTGTCGGGTGACATAATTGGCCTGCACAACCACGGCACCATTCAGATAGGCGATACCTTTTCTTCGGGCGAAAATTTTAAATTTACCGGTATTCCTCATTTTGCGCCGGAGCTGTTTCGCCGCATTCGCCTGAAAGACCCGATGAAGGCAAAGCAATTACAAAAAGGCTTGCAGCAGTTGTCTGAAGAGGGATCGACTCAGGTATTTATGCCCCAGCGCAATAGCGACCTAATTGTTGGTGCCGTGGGTAATCTGCAGTTTGAAGTGGTGAGCTATCGTCTTAAAGACGAGTATAAGGTCGAGGCGATATACGAGCCGATCAACGTTTTTACCGCGCGCTGGGTAGATTGTGACGATCCTAAAAAGTTTGAAGAATTTAAGCGCAAGTGTGCAGAAAATCTCGCTATTGACGGTGGTGGTCACTTGACTTATTTGGCACCAACGCGGGTAAATTTGGCGTTGACCGAAGAGCGCCATCCCGAGGTACGCTTTAGATCAACGCGCGAGCATTAA
- a CDS encoding methionine aminotransferase: MNSKLPDVGTTIFSVMSAMASECGAINLSQGFPDFTPNGYLLDRLSHHAYSGKNQYAPMNGIPELRQAIARLTQECYGRAINSDTEVTLASGATEALFVAIQAVVNLGDEVILLDPAYDSYAPAVTLAGGICKHVSLMPPHYQPDWQQIEAAVSAKTRLIIVNSPHNPTATVFRDSDWQALANLAEQHDLFVISDEVYEHIVFDQARNSAHCYPALHDRTFVISSFGKTFHATGWKLGYCIAPPALSAEFRKIHQFVTFTSFTPAQYAVADMLNKHSDEVHGLGDFYRSKRDCFINAMQTSRFAMLPSAGTYFALADYSAISDKNDVDFCEALTREHGVAAIPLSVFYKTPSDSRIIRFCFAKREETLLDAASKLCAL; the protein is encoded by the coding sequence TTGAACAGTAAACTTCCCGATGTTGGCACCACCATATTTTCAGTAATGTCGGCCATGGCCAGCGAATGTGGCGCCATCAACTTGTCCCAAGGCTTTCCAGATTTTACGCCCAATGGCTACCTGCTAGACCGCCTCAGCCACCATGCCTACAGCGGTAAAAACCAATACGCGCCAATGAACGGCATTCCAGAGCTGCGGCAAGCTATCGCTAGGCTTACTCAAGAATGCTACGGCCGTGCAATTAACTCAGACACAGAAGTCACCCTTGCCTCCGGTGCCACCGAAGCCTTGTTCGTTGCCATTCAAGCCGTCGTAAATCTCGGCGATGAAGTAATTCTGCTCGATCCCGCCTATGACAGCTACGCGCCAGCGGTGACCTTGGCGGGGGGCATCTGCAAGCACGTCAGCCTAATGCCGCCGCACTACCAGCCCGACTGGCAGCAGATTGAGGCCGCAGTGTCAGCCAAAACACGGCTCATTATCGTCAACAGCCCCCACAACCCGACAGCGACGGTATTTCGCGACAGCGACTGGCAAGCCCTCGCCAACTTGGCTGAGCAGCACGACCTATTCGTGATCAGCGACGAGGTCTACGAACACATCGTCTTTGACCAAGCTCGCAACAGCGCCCATTGCTACCCGGCCCTACACGACCGCACGTTTGTCATTTCGTCCTTTGGTAAAACCTTTCACGCCACTGGCTGGAAACTGGGCTACTGCATTGCGCCGCCCGCGCTAAGCGCGGAGTTTCGCAAAATACACCAGTTCGTCACCTTCACAAGTTTTACACCGGCCCAATACGCGGTGGCGGATATGCTCAATAAGCACAGCGACGAAGTACACGGCCTTGGGGATTTTTATCGCAGCAAACGCGACTGCTTTATTAACGCCATGCAGACCTCGCGCTTTGCCATGCTGCCCAGCGCCGGTACCTATTTCGCCCTTGCCGACTACAGCGCGATCAGCGACAAAAACGACGTCGACTTTTGCGAAGCGCTAACCCGGGAACACGGCGTAGCCGCCATTCCTTTATCGGTATTTTACAAAACACCGTCAGACAGCCGCATTATTCGCTTCTGTTTTGCCAAGCGCGAAGAAACATTATTAGACGCCGCTAGCAAACTCTGCGCCCTGTAA